The Candidatus Desulfofervidus auxilii DNA segment CAAGGCTGGCCAGGTAGTGGAACAAATGGGTGTAATGTCTGCCATACAACAAAGGACTAATTTATGAAAAAACTTTCAAAAAAAGAAAAAGAAAAAATCAGGCTATATTTTGAAAGACAGCCTGAAGTAATAGTAGTTTATCTATTTGGTTCTCAATGTCAAAAGGAAATAAAAACACCCAATGATGTTGACTTGGCAATTTTATTAAAAGAAGAAATATCCTTACGGAAACTGTTACAATTTAGGGCTGAGCTTAAAAGAATAATAGGAATTAGCAATTTAGATATAGTGGTTTTAAATAATGCTCCTCCACTTCTTAAATATGAAATTATATCTTCTGGTGAGGTAATTTTAGTAAAGGATGATAATATTCAATTTAAATTTGAATCACAATCCTATTTACATTTTTTTGATACTCATTATTTAAGAAAAGTTCAGGACAACTATTTATTGAGTGATGATTCTTAAAGAGAGAATTATTAAGGAAAGAGTTAAAGAGTTGAAGGAAGTCATTGAAAATCTTAAAGAAATTTCTCAATTATCTCAAGATGAGTTTGTTTCAAGTTATAAACATTATTGGTTAGCAGAAAGAGGATTACAATTAGCAGCGGAAATTTTATTTGATATAGGAAACCATATTTTAGCTGGATATTATAAGATAAGTGCCAAAGACTATGAAGACATCCTTGACAAATTAAAGGAGATGAAAGTAATAAGTCCTAATTTGAGAAACAGATTATTAGGTCTAGGTGGATTTAGGAATATCTTGGTGCATGAATATTTGATAATAGACCGAAATAAAATTTATGATGAGTTAAAAACAGGCTTGATTGATTTTGAAGACTTTATCAAAGAAACCATCTCTTGGCTTAAGAAAGTGAAATAAGGGACGATTATCTTGAATGACGCAGGAGAGGTTTATGAAAAGCTGGTCAAATAAAATTTTATTGCCTCTTTTTTTCTTTTTTCTTTTTTACTCCGTGGCCTATGCTGGCTCATACACCTCCTCCGCCCATGGGAACTCTTCTTATGGAGTGAACAGGAGCTCCATATCTGGCTATTCCACGGGCAACTGTGCCCATTGTCATGAGCAGCATGCAATGATTGGAGGGACTGAGCCAAAACCAGCATCTGGAAGTGCCTCACCATTTTGTCTATTTGCAGATAATTTCAGTGGAAAAACGAGCAATCCATACAATCAATCTGATAATTTTTGCTTTTATTGTCATTGTTACACTGATGCAACTAGTTTACAAACACCAAATTTTACCAATTATAATTATAGCCGCACCTTTGGTGGATATACTACTTCTAGCATTTACAGTATCTATAAAGCATTTAATCAGAATTCTTATCATAATCTTTATGATATTTGGGACTTTGCCAAAACAAATTTTTCCTCTTTTTTTAAAGAAGATTCAAACCCCTGCTCTGTCTGTCACAATGTGCATTTAGCTAAAAGAAATAAAGAAAATCCCGATGACCCTACTTATTCAGCTATTTCTAAACCTTCTGACCATTTCAATCTTTGGACTAATACAATGAATGATTATGCTCCTAATAAATATCAGGCACCTTATCGTTATTCTAGTGGTTGTGAGCCTGATGGAGGCAGTTGTAATGATTTAACTATCCAGGCACAGAAAACCCCTGATTATGTCACCTTCTGTCAAGATTGTCATGTTTATAATATGAGCAGTTATGGTCTTTCTCACACTCCTATTAATTGGAATACAGATAAGCATGGAAATGCAATAAGAAGTAGAAACGAACGTATGGGACAACCTATAATAAAGCCTCCTTATGATGTAACTGCGGTATTTAATTATGTCTTATCTTGTCTGGATTGTCATGAGCCTCATGGCTCTTATTCCTATAAGTATTTAATAAGGAAAGAAGTGAATGGCAATATTACTAATGTTACAGCAGATACTCATGATGATTGGAAAACACTTTGTTTGCGTTGCCATTATAGAGAACATACAAATAAGTCTTGCTTAGAATGCCACTATCACGGCAGCGGTAAGTTTTAAAGGGTATGATAATATGGTAAATAAACTTAAAACCCTTTTCTGCACAAGGCATTTTTTATTTCTCATAGGCTTAATTGCAGTTCTCTTGGGCTGTGCCCAGTTCAAAAAACAAGCAGGTTTTGAACAAGGAACGCTGGTAGTTTATTTGAATTCAAAGACCACTCCTACTTCACTTAATTTTACTTTAGAAGAAATATGGATAGAAGATGCGTTAGGCACAAAGACCGTTCTACCTATTCAGCAAAAAGAGATTAATACTTCTCTGCCTAGTCAAATTATCCTGGCCCGAGGCGAACTGAAAACAGGAGTTTACACTAAAATATGTTTTAAAATAACCAGGGCTATTTTACTAAAAAGGGGTGAGATATACCCCTTAAGATTACTTAACCAAGGCGTGGTAAGCATTCCTATTACTTTAAGGATTTTTCCTCATAAGACTAATAACCTGTTTTTAAATTGGGCACCTGAAACTTCTATAAAAGCAGAGACATTCTCACCTGATATAAAAGTCCAGAAAGGAAAAACAGGCTTAAAAAAACTGTTGCTTTATGTGAGTAATTCTGGAGAAGATTATCTCTCAGTAATAGATAGAGGCTCTCATCAAGTAATTGATGCTATTACCGTAGGAAGTGCACCTAAAGGGATGACCCTTTCAAAAGATGGTAATTATCTTTATGTAGCTAATTACTTATCTAATAGTATTTCTATTATAGAAACCATGACTAACCGATTAATGGATACCATTGCCTTAAATATAGGTTTTGGCCCAAATGAGCTTACCATACCCCCATTTAGCCGCATCCTTTATGTCACAGCCACAGACTCTAATGCTGTAATAGCCATTGATACCTTAACTAAAAGCATCCTTAAAAAAATAGAGGTAGGACAAAGGCCTATAGGCATTGCCAGTAGTGCTGATGGTCAATATGTCTATGTAGCCAATACCTTTTCTAATAACATTTCAGTAATTGAAACATACAACAATAAAGTGGTTAATACCATAGGAGTGGGAGGAGAACCTAAATATATTAGTATTTACCAAAGATATATCGTTGTCTCTAATAGTCAATCAAATAATTTAATGTTTATTGATAGTCATTCACTAAAGGTAGTCTCTACTGCCTTTGTCCCCAGCCAACCAGGGAGGATTATTCCTGGATTAAGGGGTTGGGTTTATGTAGCAGGTCAACGTAGTAATGATATTTCCTTTGTTACTCCTATGCTCAATATAGCCCCTAGGAAGCTTTCTGTAGGTAAGCACCCATCTGGGATGACCTTAGATAAAGATAGAAAGCTGCTTTATGTAGCTAACCTTAGAGATAATACAGTAAGTGTCCTAGATTTGATAAAGGAAGAGGAAATAGACAAGATAGAGGTAGGAGATAAACCCTACGACTTAGTCTTAGTGGGCGATTAAATGAAGTATCTGAGTTTAGTAATGATTTTGTGTATTTTGCCTACTTGTGCTTTAGCACAAGATTTAAGCGGCACAGCAGATATCTCTTATAATAAATCATGGGCAGAATCAGATGGAGAGAAAACTCAAACCTGGAGCCTCTTTCAGACCTATTATTTAAATTATAGCTCTTATTTAACGCCTGCTCTTATGCCTAGTGTGGGTATTCGCTATAGTCGCAAGGATAGTGATATGCCTGACCAAGAGATAATCTATCCTTTTGTAAATTTGGGTTTGAACAATAAATATGTTTCTGGCAATCTCAGTTATAATTATATGAATGTGAAAACCGAAGATCAACCTAGTCTTACTAATTCTT contains these protein-coding regions:
- the hepT gene encoding type VII toxin-antitoxin system HepT family RNase toxin gives rise to the protein MILKERIIKERVKELKEVIENLKEISQLSQDEFVSSYKHYWLAERGLQLAAEILFDIGNHILAGYYKISAKDYEDILDKLKEMKVISPNLRNRLLGLGGFRNILVHEYLIIDRNKIYDELKTGLIDFEDFIKETISWLKKVK
- a CDS encoding YncE family protein → MVNKLKTLFCTRHFLFLIGLIAVLLGCAQFKKQAGFEQGTLVVYLNSKTTPTSLNFTLEEIWIEDALGTKTVLPIQQKEINTSLPSQIILARGELKTGVYTKICFKITRAILLKRGEIYPLRLLNQGVVSIPITLRIFPHKTNNLFLNWAPETSIKAETFSPDIKVQKGKTGLKKLLLYVSNSGEDYLSVIDRGSHQVIDAITVGSAPKGMTLSKDGNYLYVANYLSNSISIIETMTNRLMDTIALNIGFGPNELTIPPFSRILYVTATDSNAVIAIDTLTKSILKKIEVGQRPIGIASSADGQYVYVANTFSNNISVIETYNNKVVNTIGVGGEPKYISIYQRYIVVSNSQSNNLMFIDSHSLKVVSTAFVPSQPGRIIPGLRGWVYVAGQRSNDISFVTPMLNIAPRKLSVGKHPSGMTLDKDRKLLYVANLRDNTVSVLDLIKEEEIDKIEVGDKPYDLVLVGD
- the mntA gene encoding type VII toxin-antitoxin system MntA family adenylyltransferase antitoxin, with amino-acid sequence MKKLSKKEKEKIRLYFERQPEVIVVYLFGSQCQKEIKTPNDVDLAILLKEEISLRKLLQFRAELKRIIGISNLDIVVLNNAPPLLKYEIISSGEVILVKDDNIQFKFESQSYLHFFDTHYLRKVQDNYLLSDDS